The Fervidicoccus fontis Kam940 DNA window GGAGTTAAGTTTAACGGATTCAATCCTGTTAGTGCTTTCATAAGGAAAATTGGTGTTGATAGGACAGATGCCACAGAAAGAGGGATAGAGCTTATTCAAAGTGCAACAGAAGGAATCAACTCCAAAGATGTTGTTGTATTTTTAGATGGAGTAACATATGCAGGGTTCAATTTTATAGATCCGGAAGAAATTAAAGAAAAAACAAAAATGGAAATTATAGCGATTTTTTCGAGAAAGCCCAATCAAGATAAAATTGAAAATGCCTTGAGGCTTCACTTTTCCGATTGGGAATACAGATGGGAGCATATTTATAAAGTAATAAAG harbors:
- a CDS encoding DUF99 family protein, whose amino-acid sequence is MLINKIAIGIDDGHFEKGKNKNTVIVGVKFNGFNPVSAFIRKIGVDRTDATERGIELIQSATEGINSKDVVVFLDGVTYAGFNFIDPEEIKEKTKMEIIAIFSRKPNQDKIENALRLHFSDWEYRWEHIYKVIKNVRSIVNFRGKLYFFTTIENAKDAEFLIESYQLISKLPEPIRVAHIIAKEISFFLIKENTI